The Planococcus donghaensis genome contains a region encoding:
- a CDS encoding TetR/AcrR family transcriptional regulator, with translation MSLRERKAAKKKEDILRSASLVISRNGYQNATMEDIAAELLMTKGSLYYYFKNKEELLYNCHNLILSSAMEKLESICSEEISSMDKMKKVIKAHLDIAIREKEVFNLIVKPEQLFSEENIEEIIEKRDNYAKIFDRIIAEGVKNEEFTISNPKMARMIILGASNWVQVWYSAEGQYSKEEIEDIYAEYFLRMLV, from the coding sequence ATGAGTCTCCGAGAACGAAAAGCAGCCAAGAAAAAAGAAGATATTCTTCGTTCGGCAAGTTTAGTTATTTCGCGAAATGGCTATCAAAATGCCACCATGGAAGACATTGCTGCAGAATTGCTTATGACTAAAGGATCTCTTTATTATTATTTTAAAAACAAAGAAGAGCTTCTGTATAACTGTCATAATTTGATTTTATCCTCAGCTATGGAAAAGTTAGAAAGTATATGTTCCGAAGAAATATCTTCAATGGACAAGATGAAAAAAGTGATAAAAGCACATTTGGACATTGCTATTCGTGAAAAAGAGGTATTTAATCTGATCGTTAAGCCAGAACAACTTTTCTCAGAAGAGAACATCGAAGAAATTATTGAAAAGCGAGATAACTACGCTAAAATTTTCGACAGAATTATAGCTGAAGGTGTAAAAAATGAAGAATTTACTATTTCTAATCCAAAGATGGCTCGCATGATTATATTAGGCGCATCCAACTGGGTGCAAGTCTGGTATTCAGCCGAAGGTCAGTATAGTAAAGAAGAAATAGAAGATATCTATGCGGAATATTTTTTAAGAATGCTTGTATAA
- a CDS encoding TRAP transporter small permease, with product MNGVWKAYNIFHYIKLAGIWISGISVLLMMLMIVYDVTMRTLFSSSIRGGFEIIQNYMMPLVVFPGLAYVYASGVLPKMDLILERLNKKAKKIMIFFMLLLELFVLVLIVQFSWEYAMSGLDRKTAFPAAGTLYPLYPLFFLIPIAFAMIVIENIFIFIKNILDNNPSMVMRETENKPEELL from the coding sequence GTGAATGGTGTATGGAAAGCCTATAACATTTTTCATTATATAAAACTGGCGGGAATCTGGATTAGTGGTATCAGTGTGCTCCTGATGATGCTAATGATTGTGTACGATGTGACCATGCGAACACTTTTTTCAAGCTCCATCCGTGGAGGGTTTGAGATAATTCAAAATTACATGATGCCGTTAGTAGTGTTTCCAGGTCTTGCGTACGTTTATGCTTCAGGTGTGTTACCGAAAATGGATTTGATTTTAGAGAGATTAAACAAAAAAGCAAAAAAAATAATGATTTTCTTTATGTTGTTGCTTGAATTGTTTGTCCTTGTGTTAATTGTTCAATTCAGCTGGGAATATGCTATGAGCGGTCTTGATCGAAAAACCGCTTTTCCTGCTGCCGGAACATTATATCCGTTATATCCGTTGTTTTTCCTAATTCCTATCGCATTTGCCATGATTGTCATTGAGAATATTTTTATTTTTATTAAAAATATTTTAGATAACAATCCATCAATGGTAATGAGAGAAACAGAAAATAAACCAGAAGAATTGCTTTGA
- a CDS encoding TRAP transporter large permease: protein MDNLVVIGIILAMMIVLLATGLYIHSVLLASGIIGLILLEGFSILPGLLGNEPFNRVASYTLTTIPLFVLMAQFILHSGLVQDIFYMVHKVSKGKNSLLGILTLIIGGMLGAVSGSGTATSASLGQVAIPELRKHGYSAPLAGAIAASGGSLSGIIPPSIILILYGVATETPVGSLFVGAFIPGILTMIVFILVMLVYFQMDRKKQQQFEEPVIHEVHTPEKLAISRLVIVSVIAILIVLIIFGGIYSGIFTPTEAGAVGAFVGFLSALVLGKVNFQFFKSSVVETIKLTGMVMIIMIGAQIFGRFVSLSLLPRQLIKLIEPIMDTPVLVLIAISVVLFFMFMFIEGAAVILMSIPVILPIIQELQVDILWFGVFVAVICTIGLITPPVGLSVYAVAGVSGISSGSIFRISMVFAVVAMVVVCGLMIAFPGLATWLPNSM from the coding sequence ATGGATAACTTAGTGGTCATAGGAATTATTCTAGCAATGATGATTGTCTTGTTAGCAACAGGATTGTATATACATTCGGTACTCCTTGCTAGCGGAATAATCGGTTTGATCTTACTGGAGGGCTTTAGTATTTTACCAGGTTTACTGGGAAATGAGCCTTTTAACAGAGTGGCCAGTTATACTTTGACGACCATTCCTCTTTTTGTACTGATGGCTCAGTTTATTCTTCATTCAGGTCTAGTACAAGATATTTTTTATATGGTCCATAAAGTGTCCAAAGGCAAGAATAGTTTGCTAGGCATTTTGACTTTAATCATTGGAGGAATGTTAGGGGCAGTGTCAGGTTCTGGAACCGCTACTTCAGCTTCATTAGGTCAAGTAGCGATTCCTGAATTACGAAAACATGGCTACAGCGCGCCACTTGCTGGAGCGATTGCGGCATCGGGAGGCTCATTATCTGGAATCATACCGCCAAGTATTATTTTAATCCTTTATGGGGTAGCAACAGAGACACCAGTAGGGAGTTTGTTTGTCGGTGCTTTCATCCCAGGAATACTAACGATGATTGTTTTTATTTTAGTAATGCTAGTGTATTTTCAAATGGATAGAAAAAAACAGCAACAATTCGAGGAACCCGTTATCCATGAGGTACATACGCCAGAAAAATTAGCTATTAGCCGTTTAGTCATCGTCAGCGTCATTGCTATTCTTATTGTTTTAATTATTTTTGGAGGCATTTATTCAGGTATCTTTACACCGACAGAAGCAGGAGCGGTCGGAGCTTTCGTAGGTTTTCTCTCTGCATTAGTTCTTGGGAAGGTCAATTTCCAGTTTTTCAAGAGCTCTGTCGTTGAAACTATCAAACTGACAGGAATGGTCATGATTATCATGATCGGGGCACAAATTTTCGGACGCTTTGTTTCCTTATCTCTACTGCCACGACAGTTGATAAAGTTGATTGAACCAATCATGGATACCCCGGTATTAGTGTTGATTGCCATTTCGGTTGTGTTGTTTTTCATGTTCATGTTTATAGAAGGTGCTGCTGTAATCTTAATGTCAATTCCAGTTATTCTTCCCATCATCCAGGAACTTCAAGTCGATATTCTTTGGTTTGGTGTGTTTGTTGCTGTTATTTGTACAATTGGGCTAATTACGCCGCCTGTCGGATTGAGTGTTTACGCAGTTGCAGGGGTGAGTGGAATTAGTTCAGGGTCGATATTCCGAATTTCGATGGTTTTTGCCGTTGTCGCGATGGTAGTCGTATGTGGATTGATGATTGCGTTTCCAGGACTAGCCACGTGGTTACCAAATTCCATGTGA
- the dctP gene encoding TRAP transporter substrate-binding protein DctP, translating to MKSVKSRFSIAGLGVVLLLSGCGDTEGTTASSEGETITLRAATGLSAQHAWWEASMVPWMERVEELTEGQVQFESFTSGELVSVPDEAEALETGTVDVALVLPIYQPDQFPMAEVTMLPLNHSDTLIASKAWKKLLESEEELADGKTYSEMQFGNFKVFPISTTQEYSISTTGHEFNTVNDVEGTSLRTPSRIHEMYSAKTGINSVTMPAVEIFDSLSRGTFEGAFYSIADWTGYGFQDLFRYTLTGINFGHFNSFIGMSQERWEEMPENVQEAMIQANEEIFEPGAQEWINRAEKIIPENEANGGKFVDFADLDPAVQDHFNNGIEETWTDYAALLEENGLPGNDLIKMWRDLLIEEGGEVPESIMNLE from the coding sequence ATGAAATCAGTCAAATCTCGTTTTTCAATTGCAGGTCTAGGTGTAGTCTTACTATTGTCAGGTTGTGGAGATACTGAAGGAACAACTGCTTCTTCAGAAGGTGAAACAATTACTTTGCGAGCAGCTACTGGACTAAGTGCACAGCACGCCTGGTGGGAAGCTTCGATGGTACCTTGGATGGAAAGAGTCGAAGAACTAACGGAAGGGCAAGTACAGTTTGAATCTTTTACTAGTGGAGAACTAGTGTCTGTACCCGATGAGGCGGAAGCACTCGAAACCGGTACGGTTGATGTAGCACTTGTCTTACCGATTTATCAGCCGGACCAATTCCCGATGGCGGAAGTGACGATGCTACCACTAAACCATTCTGATACATTGATTGCTTCGAAAGCTTGGAAAAAACTTCTTGAAAGTGAAGAAGAACTAGCAGATGGAAAAACATATTCAGAAATGCAATTTGGGAATTTCAAGGTGTTTCCGATTTCGACTACCCAAGAATATTCCATTTCAACAACTGGTCATGAATTTAATACAGTGAATGATGTAGAAGGCACTTCACTGCGTACTCCTTCGAGAATTCATGAGATGTATTCGGCTAAAACAGGAATCAACAGTGTCACGATGCCAGCTGTAGAAATTTTCGACTCGTTAAGCCGGGGAACATTTGAAGGGGCATTTTATAGCATTGCCGACTGGACAGGCTATGGTTTTCAAGATTTGTTCCGTTATACCTTAACTGGTATCAACTTTGGACACTTTAATTCCTTTATCGGAATGAGCCAAGAGAGATGGGAAGAAATGCCTGAGAATGTTCAAGAAGCGATGATTCAGGCAAATGAAGAAATTTTTGAACCAGGTGCTCAGGAATGGATAAATCGAGCAGAGAAAATTATTCCTGAAAATGAAGCCAATGGTGGTAAGTTTGTTGATTTTGCTGATTTAGATCCAGCAGTACAAGATCATTTTAACAATGGTATTGAAGAAACTTGGACAGATTATGCGGCATTGCTGGAGGAAAATGGCTTGCCAGGAAATGACCTTATTAAAATGTGGAGAGACCTTCTAATTGAAGAGGGTGGTGAAGTTCCAGAGTCTATTATGAATTTGGAATAA
- a CDS encoding NADPH:quinone oxidoreductase family protein, which produces MKAWTVLRIGDPQEALELTEIENPEPKAGEVLVKVEAAALNFFDILQCQGKYQEKHDLPFTPGAEISGVVEKVGEGVSIQPGQRVLATPQLPTGGLAEWTMMKEEGVFPIPASLSYSEAAALFITYQTAYFALHRTARLQKGEVLLVHAGSGGVGSAAIQLGKAAGATVIATAGSDEKAAICKKLGADQVINYRTEDFVAIVKEATRGKGANIIFDPVGGDTFDRSRKCIAFEGRLLVIGFAGGRIADAPTNHALIKNYSVVGVHFGLFRNLYPEEVMKAHYELMALYEKGAIRPMIYEEYSFNEVPNALDLLGNRKTYGKLVVKP; this is translated from the coding sequence ATGAAAGCTTGGACCGTACTCCGCATTGGAGATCCACAGGAAGCTCTAGAACTTACTGAAATTGAAAATCCAGAACCAAAAGCAGGAGAAGTGCTCGTGAAAGTAGAAGCAGCTGCCTTGAATTTTTTCGATATCCTTCAATGCCAAGGAAAATACCAGGAAAAGCATGACCTACCCTTTACGCCAGGAGCTGAAATTTCAGGTGTTGTAGAAAAAGTCGGAGAAGGAGTAAGCATTCAACCAGGTCAGCGCGTCTTAGCGACACCGCAATTACCGACGGGTGGCCTGGCAGAATGGACAATGATGAAGGAAGAAGGGGTCTTCCCTATTCCTGCTTCACTTTCCTATAGCGAAGCAGCTGCTTTGTTTATCACTTACCAGACTGCATATTTTGCTTTGCACCGGACAGCGCGTCTTCAAAAAGGGGAAGTTTTATTGGTGCATGCAGGTTCAGGAGGAGTTGGCTCTGCAGCAATTCAGCTTGGGAAGGCAGCGGGAGCCACGGTCATTGCCACCGCTGGTAGTGATGAAAAAGCCGCAATTTGTAAGAAGCTCGGTGCTGATCAAGTTATAAACTATCGAACAGAAGATTTTGTTGCCATTGTTAAGGAAGCCACAAGAGGAAAAGGTGCAAATATCATTTTTGATCCAGTTGGTGGTGACACTTTTGACCGTTCGCGAAAATGCATCGCTTTTGAAGGACGATTGTTGGTCATAGGATTTGCAGGCGGGCGGATTGCGGATGCCCCAACCAATCACGCCTTAATAAAAAACTATTCCGTGGTTGGTGTCCATTTCGGTTTATTCCGCAATTTGTATCCAGAAGAAGTGATGAAAGCTCATTATGAATTGATGGCTTTATATGAAAAAGGCGCTATTCGTCCGATGATATATGAAGAATATTCATTTAACGAAGTTCCGAATGCATTGGATTTGTTGGGGAATCGCAAAACTTACGGAAAGCTAGTCGTTAAACCTTAA
- a CDS encoding acyl-CoA dehydrogenase family protein: MLKELSPKAEELKEKLLKFMDEYVYPNEATVEKYLEEADDRWTIPPIIEELKGKAKEQGLWNLFIDHPEYGAGLSNYDYSHLCEIMGRSLIAPELFNCNAPDTGNMEVFVKYGTEEQKKQWLEPLLRGEIRSCFSMTEPAVASSDATNIQSSIVRDGDEYVINAKKWWTTGAMDPRCKIAIVMGKTDPNAAKHQQQSMILVPFDAPGVEIIRPLTVFGYDDAPQGHAEVHYTNVRVPVSNMLLGEGRGFEIAQGRLGPGRIHHCMRAIGAAERALDLLCKRADSREAFGSTLAEKDVIKEIIAESRIEIEQARLLTLHAAHKIDVEGAKAARKEIAMIKVAVPRVSLNVIDRAIQVFGGAGLTEDFPLAAHYANARTLRLVDGPDQVHLRDVGRLELREQLKETLHVK; this comes from the coding sequence ATGCTTAAAGAATTATCACCAAAGGCAGAAGAATTAAAAGAGAAACTATTAAAATTCATGGATGAATATGTTTATCCGAACGAAGCGACTGTCGAAAAATACTTGGAGGAAGCTGACGACCGTTGGACGATTCCACCGATCATTGAAGAACTAAAGGGAAAAGCAAAAGAACAAGGGTTATGGAATTTGTTTATAGATCATCCGGAATATGGAGCAGGCTTATCGAATTACGACTACTCACATTTGTGCGAAATCATGGGTCGTTCATTGATAGCACCAGAGTTGTTTAACTGCAACGCACCAGACACCGGAAACATGGAAGTATTCGTTAAGTACGGAACAGAAGAACAGAAAAAACAATGGCTTGAGCCATTACTACGTGGAGAGATTCGCTCTTGTTTTTCGATGACGGAACCTGCTGTTGCTTCTTCGGATGCTACTAATATCCAAAGTAGCATCGTTCGTGATGGCGATGAATACGTTATTAATGCAAAGAAATGGTGGACTACAGGGGCGATGGATCCCCGCTGTAAAATTGCAATTGTCATGGGGAAAACAGACCCGAATGCAGCGAAACATCAGCAACAATCAATGATTCTCGTACCTTTTGATGCACCGGGAGTAGAAATCATCCGACCGCTTACAGTCTTTGGTTATGATGATGCCCCACAAGGACATGCAGAAGTTCATTACACGAATGTTCGAGTACCAGTATCCAATATGTTGCTAGGCGAAGGAAGAGGATTTGAAATCGCACAAGGTCGTTTAGGACCTGGTCGCATCCACCATTGTATGCGCGCAATTGGAGCTGCCGAAAGAGCGCTCGATTTATTATGTAAGCGAGCGGACAGTAGAGAAGCATTCGGTTCTACTTTGGCTGAAAAAGACGTTATTAAAGAAATTATTGCTGAAAGTCGAATTGAAATTGAGCAGGCCCGTCTTCTAACTTTACATGCAGCACATAAGATTGATGTGGAAGGTGCAAAAGCTGCTCGTAAAGAGATCGCCATGATTAAAGTAGCGGTACCGCGCGTTTCACTGAATGTTATCGATCGCGCTATACAAGTATTTGGTGGAGCTGGACTAACAGAAGATTTCCCATTAGCAGCACATTATGCGAATGCCCGCACGCTTCGTTTAGTTGATGGACCAGACCAAGTCCATTTGCGTGATGTAGGTCGTCTTGAACTACGTGAACAATTAAAAGAAACTTTACATGTGAAATAA
- a CDS encoding class I adenylate-forming enzyme family protein — MEIQEISLFGRQGVKVFKERPQTIGDTVSESCKIYREKLAVVTEEESLSYRQLEELATIIAANLQMRGIKKGDRVAAVVGNSCEFPLLVIACAKIGAVMVPINVKLAVEELQYIIGNSKPSIIISEQEFEGKVKKASEGVSGVAHENILIIGGENTYEELLNKESHYEQITVNEEDNLFIIYTSGTTGQPKGAVLSHINVIHSLMNFKLGFETNDTFNTLIAVPMFHVTGLIGQLLHMFYVGGTAYSMRRYQNEEYIKRIIDNKINFLFNVPTIFIMMSTSEEFQKHSFDFVKKVAFGGSPIYQQTFTMLKKAFPNAQLHNAYGATETSSPATLMPVAYPDSKVTSVGLPVKVGEIKIVNAEGKECQAGEAGELYIKGPMIVKEYWENPVANHSNFTEGYWHSGDLGIKDEDGFIYIRDRKKDMINRAGEKIFSIEVEDVLKAHPDVVEAAVIGEPDPIFGEKIKAFVVGPKLDGRDFTALKEHCKKSLAKFKIPEEFELIDSLPRNASGKILKNTLKNIGGKTNA, encoded by the coding sequence ATGGAAATTCAAGAAATAAGTTTGTTTGGTCGCCAAGGAGTCAAGGTTTTTAAAGAACGTCCACAAACTATAGGAGATACAGTCAGTGAAAGCTGTAAAATCTATAGGGAAAAACTGGCAGTTGTGACGGAAGAAGAATCTTTGAGTTATCGGCAACTAGAAGAGTTAGCCACGATTATTGCTGCTAACCTTCAAATGCGAGGAATTAAAAAAGGGGATCGTGTAGCGGCCGTAGTTGGCAATAGTTGTGAATTTCCTTTACTAGTTATAGCATGTGCAAAAATCGGTGCGGTCATGGTTCCCATTAACGTCAAATTAGCTGTGGAGGAACTTCAATATATTATTGGAAATTCCAAACCAAGTATTATTATCAGCGAGCAAGAATTTGAAGGTAAAGTGAAAAAAGCTAGCGAAGGTGTTTCAGGAGTTGCGCACGAAAATATTCTTATTATTGGTGGTGAAAATACATACGAAGAGCTCCTGAATAAGGAAAGTCATTATGAGCAAATCACAGTCAACGAAGAAGATAATCTTTTCATCATTTACACTTCTGGTACAACGGGACAACCTAAGGGCGCAGTGTTGAGCCATATCAATGTTATTCATAGTTTAATGAATTTTAAACTGGGGTTTGAAACAAACGATACATTTAATACCCTTATTGCGGTACCGATGTTCCATGTTACAGGGCTAATCGGACAATTATTACATATGTTTTATGTTGGCGGAACTGCCTATAGCATGCGGCGCTATCAGAATGAAGAATATATCAAACGCATAATCGACAACAAGATTAATTTCCTGTTTAATGTACCAACCATTTTTATCATGATGTCTACCAGTGAAGAATTTCAGAAGCACTCGTTTGACTTTGTGAAAAAAGTGGCTTTTGGTGGTTCACCTATTTATCAGCAAACTTTTACGATGCTAAAAAAAGCATTTCCAAATGCTCAATTGCATAATGCTTATGGCGCAACAGAAACAAGTTCTCCTGCCACGTTAATGCCGGTAGCATATCCTGATTCCAAAGTAACTTCAGTAGGGCTCCCTGTTAAAGTAGGCGAAATTAAAATTGTTAACGCAGAAGGAAAGGAATGCCAAGCTGGGGAAGCTGGGGAGCTTTATATTAAAGGACCAATGATTGTCAAAGAGTATTGGGAAAATCCGGTAGCCAATCATTCTAATTTTACAGAAGGGTACTGGCATTCAGGTGATCTTGGTATAAAGGATGAGGATGGATTTATCTATATACGAGACCGTAAGAAAGATATGATCAATCGCGCTGGAGAAAAAATTTTCTCGATTGAGGTAGAAGATGTATTAAAGGCACATCCTGATGTAGTAGAAGCTGCAGTAATTGGTGAACCAGATCCGATTTTTGGAGAAAAAATAAAAGCGTTTGTAGTGGGTCCAAAATTGGATGGACGCGATTTTACCGCTCTAAAAGAGCATTGTAAAAAGTCGCTTGCAAAATTTAAAATACCTGAAGAGTTTGAGTTAATCGATAGCTTACCAAGAAATGCATCCGGTAAAATTTTAAAAAATACACTGAAAAACATTGGAGGAAAAACAAATGCTTAA
- a CDS encoding YebC/PmpR family DNA-binding transcriptional regulator: MGRKWNNIKEKKASKDANTSRIYAKFGREIYVAAKQGEPDPESNQALKVVLERAKTYSIPRAIIDRAVEKAKGGSEESYDELRYEGFGPNGSMVIVDTLTNNVNRTASDVRAAFGKNGGNMGVSGSVAYMFDHTAVFGVEGKTADEVLELMMESDIDVRDIMEEEDGVIVYAEPDQYHLVQEAFKSAGITEFTVAELTMLAQNELPLPEDAQAQFEKMIDAIEDLEDVQQVYHNVDLEG, translated from the coding sequence ATGGGACGCAAATGGAACAATATTAAAGAAAAGAAAGCATCAAAAGATGCCAACACAAGCCGGATTTACGCAAAATTCGGACGTGAAATATATGTAGCTGCAAAACAAGGCGAGCCAGATCCAGAATCTAACCAAGCCTTAAAAGTAGTGTTAGAGCGAGCAAAAACTTACAGCATTCCACGTGCGATTATTGACCGTGCGGTTGAAAAAGCCAAAGGTGGATCTGAAGAAAGCTATGATGAATTGCGCTATGAAGGATTCGGTCCGAATGGTTCGATGGTCATCGTAGATACGTTAACAAACAACGTTAACCGTACTGCTTCAGATGTTCGTGCAGCATTTGGTAAAAACGGCGGCAATATGGGGGTTAGTGGATCGGTTGCGTATATGTTCGACCACACCGCGGTATTTGGAGTTGAAGGCAAAACAGCTGACGAAGTGTTGGAACTAATGATGGAATCGGACATTGATGTTCGCGACATTATGGAAGAAGAAGACGGCGTAATTGTTTATGCAGAACCGGATCAATACCACCTAGTACAAGAAGCATTCAAAAGTGCAGGCATTACAGAATTTACTGTAGCTGAGTTGACGATGCTTGCTCAAAACGAATTGCCGTTGCCAGAAGATGCGCAAGCACAATTTGAAAAAATGATTGATGCAATTGAAGATTTAGAAGACGTACAACAGGTTTACCACAACGTGGATTTAGAAGGATAA
- a CDS encoding nitric oxide synthase oxygenase, producing MTISNSAMLLLEEATNFIETCYEELGKSACEKSNRLLEIKIEIKNTGTYTHRFEEVEHGARMAWRNNNRCIGRLFWNSLTVFDERHQTTAEGIFEALVRHIDFATNGGKIRPTITVFRQEQENEKSMRLWNHQLIRYAGYETQEGIIGDSSSVEFTIQCQKLGWQGTGTAFDILPLVFEMPNGELFLKEIPRTSIKEVEIDHPEIPGFSQLGLKWYGVPLISDMLLEIGGIAYKMAPFNGWYMGTEIGARNLADEDRYNALPAVAKLMGLNTQSNRSLWKDKALVELNIAVLESYQEAGVTIVDHHTAAKQFKNFEKKEESEGRDVTGNWAWLIPPMSPATTHIFHKPYKKNLVKPNYFHQPSPY from the coding sequence ATGACCATTAGCAATTCAGCGATGCTTTTATTAGAAGAAGCGACTAACTTTATTGAAACTTGTTATGAAGAGCTCGGGAAGAGTGCGTGCGAAAAGTCGAATAGATTACTCGAAATAAAAATCGAAATTAAAAATACCGGAACTTACACACATCGTTTCGAAGAGGTAGAACATGGCGCACGTATGGCCTGGCGCAATAATAATCGCTGCATCGGTCGGTTGTTTTGGAACTCACTAACGGTCTTTGATGAAAGGCATCAAACGACTGCAGAAGGTATTTTCGAAGCGTTGGTTCGACACATTGATTTTGCTACAAATGGTGGCAAAATTCGCCCTACAATTACCGTTTTTCGTCAAGAGCAGGAAAATGAAAAATCAATGCGCTTATGGAATCACCAGCTAATTCGTTATGCAGGGTATGAGACACAGGAAGGCATTATTGGCGATTCGAGTTCAGTTGAATTTACAATACAGTGTCAAAAACTTGGCTGGCAAGGAACGGGGACCGCTTTTGATATTTTGCCACTAGTTTTTGAAATGCCAAATGGGGAACTATTTTTAAAAGAAATTCCACGAACATCAATTAAAGAAGTTGAAATAGATCATCCGGAAATACCAGGATTCTCACAATTGGGGTTGAAGTGGTACGGGGTTCCTTTAATTTCTGATATGTTATTAGAAATTGGAGGCATTGCATACAAGATGGCTCCTTTTAACGGCTGGTATATGGGCACTGAAATTGGTGCAAGAAATCTCGCAGATGAAGATCGATACAATGCTTTGCCAGCAGTAGCAAAACTCATGGGGTTGAATACACAGTCCAATCGTTCTTTATGGAAAGACAAAGCATTAGTTGAATTGAATATTGCCGTTTTAGAGTCGTACCAAGAAGCAGGTGTGACCATCGTTGATCATCATACGGCCGCAAAGCAATTCAAAAACTTTGAGAAAAAAGAAGAAAGCGAAGGACGAGATGTTACTGGAAACTGGGCATGGCTCATTCCGCCGATGTCTCCAGCTACAACGCATATTTTCCACAAGCCTTATAAAAAAAATTTGGTCAAACCGAATTACTTTCACCAACCTTCTCCTTATTAG